The Thermoplasmata archaeon genome includes a window with the following:
- a CDS encoding MFS transporter, protein MVDITIHQPIRPSSSDLWFLAYLPLAISDGIATPLIPLLALQHFGASAFAVTIIIGASSMSQVPFTILWGNLSDRVAHRKYFLVGSFLATGLSIIGIAFAPDLSSYFWLNIVEGLACAASAPIGTMLLLETRHKRWWPGDIGLFGLISGIGTTVGLAIGIVWLFVIGVNQSAVQVMTGLLVLSGILAVVGAIIAWAWIEEPTSRIERRAVAELVNLHRGVVERYRHFRSRVLNIVDIARGPVERLKGREVLFLAALGVMSVGFDMFYGPFPVFLWQNAQLSDASIFIVYLGSSAAATALFFQSGRAVEARSPKSVFLGSLFGRVLLMLLFLWGPIYILLGHGSPALTGWFTLLNALLGVTWAFISTASTLFLMRLVGRSARGRALGLYNAIAGLGGLFGTVAGGYLFSTYGVGLTYSLAAGIVLFGMAMLAPIPYHSFRVPYRAAPRRSWGRDTRGTTAPPRGEPAASEPGSSDAQREGDAHVPASALRGPPTSATHPKDPPPRGAGRERGPPAPRE, encoded by the coding sequence GTGGTCGACATCACCATCCACCAACCGATCCGACCCTCGAGCAGCGATCTCTGGTTCCTCGCCTACCTCCCGCTCGCCATCTCCGACGGGATCGCAACGCCGCTGATCCCGCTGCTCGCGCTCCAGCACTTCGGAGCCTCCGCGTTCGCCGTCACGATCATCATCGGCGCGAGCAGCATGAGCCAGGTCCCGTTCACGATCCTGTGGGGGAACCTCTCCGATCGCGTCGCCCACCGGAAGTACTTCCTCGTCGGATCGTTCCTCGCCACCGGCCTCAGCATCATCGGGATCGCGTTCGCTCCGGACCTCTCCAGCTACTTCTGGCTCAACATCGTCGAAGGGCTCGCCTGCGCCGCGAGCGCGCCGATCGGCACGATGCTCCTGTTGGAAACCCGTCACAAGCGATGGTGGCCGGGGGACATCGGTCTCTTCGGTCTCATCTCGGGGATCGGCACGACGGTGGGGCTCGCCATCGGGATCGTCTGGCTGTTCGTCATCGGGGTCAACCAGTCCGCCGTCCAGGTGATGACGGGGCTCCTCGTCCTCTCCGGGATCCTCGCGGTCGTCGGCGCGATCATCGCGTGGGCCTGGATCGAAGAGCCAACGAGCCGCATCGAGCGACGTGCCGTCGCCGAGCTCGTCAATCTGCATCGCGGGGTCGTCGAACGCTATCGCCACTTCCGCTCGCGCGTGCTCAACATCGTCGACATCGCGCGGGGTCCCGTCGAGCGGTTGAAGGGACGCGAGGTCCTCTTCCTCGCGGCCCTCGGGGTGATGAGCGTCGGCTTCGACATGTTCTACGGACCATTTCCGGTCTTCCTCTGGCAGAACGCTCAGCTGTCCGACGCGTCGATCTTCATCGTCTACCTCGGGTCCAGCGCGGCGGCGACCGCACTGTTCTTCCAATCGGGCCGGGCGGTCGAGGCCCGCTCGCCGAAGTCGGTGTTCTTGGGCTCGCTCTTCGGCCGGGTCCTCTTGATGCTCCTGTTCCTGTGGGGGCCGATCTACATCCTCCTCGGACACGGCAGTCCCGCGCTCACGGGTTGGTTCACGTTGTTGAACGCCCTCCTCGGAGTCACGTGGGCGTTCATCAGCACCGCGAGCACGCTGTTCCTGATGCGGCTGGTCGGTCGATCGGCGCGCGGCCGCGCTCTCGGCCTGTACAACGCGATCGCCGGGCTTGGCGGATTGTTCGGCACGGTGGCCGGAGGGTACCTCTTCTCGACCTACGGAGTCGGTCTCACCTACTCGCTCGCGGCCGGGATCGTTCTGTTCGGGATGGCCATGCTCGCCCCGATCCCCTACCATTCCTTCCGCGTACCGTACCGGGCCGCCCCCCGTCGAAGCTGGGGCCGCGACACTCGCGGAACGACCGCTCCGCCGCGCGGGGAGCCTGCTGCCAGCGAGCCCGGTTCCTCGGATGCGCAGAGGGAAGGCGACGCGCACGTGCCCGCAAGCGCCTTACGCGGACCGCCCACCTCGGCCACGCACCCTAAAGACCCACCCCCTCGTGGCGCGGGCCGTGAGCGCGGACCTCCAGCCCCCCGAGAATGA
- the truD gene encoding tRNA pseudouridine(13) synthase TruD has translation MSADLQPPENERAVGLAFYATRAPGVPGTLKANPESFRVREISAYPVPEPDGRFVVVRIESRNWEQHELASALARRLGLAPNSVRWAGTKDRRALTERLFSYVGPLPAADLHLADATILEAYRARDGLSLGHHYGNSFEIRVSDLPMSSEETVLAYGAVRRELEEAGRFPDLFGLQRFGEVRPVTHEVGRALVQGRVDEAVEIYLARIPLGDDPSRSPARAAYAADHDAVRALRDFPREYRFERSMLEHLAHGHPPERAFRALNRELRLLFVHAYQSLLFNRWVSLRRSLGIPLDVPEEGDYILRVGRDGTMRGQDAIPVDRDNVPECADLVHRGRAVVAGPLIGFETPRRPGRAGELADRVLADERVTPKEFELPHTPDISSAGSWRPATLALPPIGISPDPSAEGGDGVWFRFALPKGAYATVLLREFLKIGSSG, from the coding sequence GTGAGCGCGGACCTCCAGCCCCCCGAGAATGAACGGGCGGTGGGGCTCGCGTTCTACGCGACCCGCGCCCCCGGCGTGCCGGGGACCCTCAAAGCCAACCCTGAATCCTTCCGCGTACGCGAGATCTCCGCCTACCCGGTTCCGGAACCGGACGGGCGCTTCGTCGTGGTCCGGATCGAGAGCCGGAACTGGGAACAGCACGAACTCGCGAGCGCGCTCGCCCGCAGGCTCGGCCTCGCTCCGAATTCGGTCCGGTGGGCCGGGACCAAGGATCGGCGCGCCCTCACCGAACGACTGTTCTCCTACGTGGGTCCCCTGCCCGCGGCCGATCTCCATCTTGCCGATGCTACGATCCTCGAGGCGTACCGAGCTCGGGACGGACTGTCCCTGGGGCACCATTACGGGAACTCGTTCGAGATCCGCGTCTCGGACCTCCCGATGTCGTCGGAGGAGACGGTGCTGGCGTACGGCGCGGTCCGCCGAGAGCTCGAAGAGGCCGGCCGCTTTCCGGACCTCTTCGGCCTGCAGCGCTTCGGGGAGGTCCGTCCGGTGACCCACGAGGTCGGGCGCGCGCTCGTTCAGGGTCGAGTGGACGAGGCGGTGGAGATCTACCTCGCACGGATTCCTCTCGGGGACGATCCCTCCCGATCCCCCGCCCGCGCGGCCTATGCTGCGGACCACGACGCGGTGCGGGCCCTCCGCGACTTCCCCCGCGAGTACCGGTTCGAGCGCTCGATGCTCGAGCACTTGGCCCACGGCCATCCGCCCGAACGCGCCTTCCGCGCGCTCAATCGCGAACTTCGCCTGCTCTTCGTCCATGCCTACCAATCCCTCCTGTTCAATCGCTGGGTCAGCCTGCGCCGCTCACTCGGGATCCCACTGGACGTGCCCGAGGAGGGCGACTACATCCTGCGGGTGGGCCGGGACGGCACAATGCGAGGGCAGGATGCGATCCCGGTCGATCGAGACAATGTTCCGGAATGCGCCGATCTCGTCCACCGCGGACGCGCGGTCGTCGCCGGCCCGCTCATCGGGTTCGAGACGCCGCGACGCCCGGGTCGGGCGGGTGAGCTCGCCGATCGGGTGCTCGCCGACGAACGGGTCACGCCAAAGGAGTTCGAGCTTCCTCATACCCCCGACATCTCGAGCGCAGGATCGTGGCGTCCCGCGACCCTGGCTCTGCCTCCCATCGGGATCTCTCCGGACCCTTCGGCGGAGGGAGGAGACGGAGTCTGGTTCCGGTTCGCGCTCCCAAAGGGCGCCTACGCGACCGTCCTGCTCCGGGAGTTCCTGAAAATCGGCTCGAGCGGGTAG